GCCTCGACAGTGGCGACCCATTTCATGCGTCGGCGCGTCTCGGGCACGGCGCGCCAGCCGCGGTAGATGAGAACGCGTCGATCGGGCTGGTCGCGCCGCTCCTCCTCCTCGACCTCCCCCCCGCACAACCGTAAGACGTCCTCGCGCGAGGTCTTGCCCGGCACGATGCGGTCCAGCGTCTCGGGCGCGAGCACTACCCCGCGCGACCGCGGACTCGCCCCCGACGCGCCCAGGTGCAGCCGCGCCCGCACCCGCGCCAGCAGCACGGGCATCGCGCGCCCGATGGCAGGACCGAGCGCGGGGCCCGCGGCCAGCAGCAGGAGCGGGATCAGCACGATCATCAGCCCCTGGAGCCGCGAGAAGTACCCGAACTGCACGCTCATGTGCTGGGGCACGATGCCCTCGGCCGCGCCCATGAAAAGCGACACCACTTCCGTGCTCTCGAGCGTCTCGCTGAGCCGGCGGATGCTCGTCGGCGGGTACACCTGCTCGATGCGCAGGTGGTCCGAGTGCGTGAAGTGCACCACCAGCTCGGCGGGCGCGTCGGCCAGGCGGACCGCTCGGTCGCGGTGCTCCGCGTACATGGGGAAGATCGGCCGGTCTCGCACCTCGTTGAACGACAGCGAGAACTCGTGGCGCTCGCCGGTGAACACGCTCTCGTACCAGTGGAGCTGGCGCGGCTTGATGACGCCGCTCACGCGCATGAGCAGGGTCATCATGTAGGTGGCGTTGGCCATCTGCGGTGTCCAGGGGATGCGGATCCACGTTGCCGCCGAGCTCAAGCCCAGCGCCTGGCTGTCCTGGACGAAGGTGACGTAGATCGCCTCGCCGACGGGCTGGGGCGCGGCCTCGGCCCCCTCGGCGTAGATGTTTTGGGCGTAGAGCGGGAGGCGGCCGTCGCCGACGACTGCAAAACCGCGCTTCTCAACGTACTGCGCCAGCGCCTTGTCCCCCGCCGCGCGGCCTTGCGGGTTCGTGACCTCGCCGGGCCAGAGGAGGAAGATGTCCTGCTCGATCCCCGCACGGCTCTTGCCGGGCGGGATGTCGAGCGACCAGCGCACCTCCAGGTCAACCGGGGTTAGCGAGGGCGTGACCGTTGCGCGAATGGACAACGGGCCGATGGCGAAGGGCGGATCGGGGCGCGAGGCGATGAAGATCTGCGCGTGCGCGTGAGCGGGCGCGAGCACCAGCGCGGCGAGCAGCGTACACCGCAACACCGAAGTCATCGGGCCCATGGTCACCGGGCGATGATAGCAGACCTGTGATAGGCTCGGCCCATGCGCGCCACCTCGACGATCGCCGAATTCGTCGCCAAGAGCCGCTGGGAGGACTGCCCCGCCGAGGCCGTGGTCGCGGCCCGCCGGGCCATCCTCGATTGCCTCGGCGTCATGCTCGCGGGCTCGGTCGAGCCGGCGGCCCGCATCGTGACGGAGATCGCCCGATCAGAGGGCGGCGCGCCTCTCGCCACGGTGGTCGGCACGTCACTCCGCACCGGCGCCGTGTGGGCCGCGCTTGCCAACGGCACGGCTGCGCACGCGCTCGACTTCGACGACACCAACTTCGCCATGATGGGCCACCCATCGGCGCCCGTGCTCTCGGCGGCGCTGGCGGCGGGCGAGCTGGCGCTGGCCGACGGCCGGTCTCTGGTCCACGCCTTCCTGCTGGGCTTCGAGGTCGAGACCACGCTGGCCGAGGTCATGAATCCACCGCACTACGAAAAGGGCTTCCACGCCACCGGCACGCTCGGAACGATGGGCGCGGCGGCGGCGGCGGCGCGTCTTCTCGGCCTCGACGCGCAGCAGACGCGCGCAGCCCTGGCCGTCGCGGCCAGCCAGGCCTCGGGGCTCAAGGAAAACTTCGGCACCATGACCAAGCCTTTTCACGCTGGGCACGCGGCGCGGAGCGGCGTGCTCTCGGCCTTGCTCGCGCGCGAGGGCTTCACGGCCTCGGAGCAGGCGCTCGAAGGGCCGCAGGGCTACTTCGCGGTGCTGGGCGCGGGCAAGCGCGACGAGGGCGCGCTCGAAACACTCGGCGCGCCGTGGAAGATTCTCAAGACGGGCGTGGCCGTCAAGCCGTATCCCTCCTGCGCGTGCACGCACTCCATCATCGACAGCGCGCTGGAGCTCAGGCGCACCCACGGCTTCACCCACGAGCAGGTGGAGCAGGTCACGGTGGGCGTCAACGCCGCGGTCCCGCGCATCCTCATCCATTCCAACCCACGGAACGGCCTCGAGGCCAAGTT
This window of the Candidatus Methylomirabilota bacterium genome carries:
- a CDS encoding MmgE/PrpD family protein, encoding MRATSTIAEFVAKSRWEDCPAEAVVAARRAILDCLGVMLAGSVEPAARIVTEIARSEGGAPLATVVGTSLRTGAVWAALANGTAAHALDFDDTNFAMMGHPSAPVLSAALAAGELALADGRSLVHAFLLGFEVETTLAEVMNPPHYEKGFHATGTLGTMGAAAAAARLLGLDAQQTRAALAVAASQASGLKENFGTMTKPFHAGHAARSGVLSALLAREGFTASEQALEGPQGYFAVLGAGKRDEGALETLGAPWKILKTGVAVKPYPSCACTHSIIDSALELRRTHGFTHEQVEQVTVGVNAAVPRILIHSNPRNGLEAKFSGEFTAAAALCEGRVGIATFRDDKTDDPAITGLMKRVRVVVDQGIPGDLERHMWTRMTVRLRDGRELAIAPRAVPGHPGLPLSMDQLRDKFRDCARIVLSEDRVESVREMVEGLDGCPDLRSLTAILS